In Odocoileus virginianus isolate 20LAN1187 ecotype Illinois chromosome 12, Ovbor_1.2, whole genome shotgun sequence, the DNA window AATCAACAATTCGGTaagcattttttgttttagtttgctTTCCACATAAATTCAAACTGatggaaatttgaaaataaaattctttttgtaAAAGTGTCAACAAATGGGTGGCGAGGAATTTGTGAGCAGAAACATAGGAATGATCTTGGTAAATGACATTGAAAggtagagcagaaaaaaaaacttgccttAAGAGACAAGTTTGTGTGATAAACATTGTAAAGCTGCCTGTTGCACAGAACCTCCCTTCTCTTGAAAGTAAAATGTCTCTGTTAACAACTTCCCAGGAACTTGTAGACTTTCTGAACATTGGGTCTCAGACGCAATTTTAGTTTCCTCCTCAATTTTTATCCTAGGTTGTTCTAGAAGTAGCATAAGAAATTGAGATAAATGGTGGTTGAGGAGAAGTGGCCCAGAAGGGGTTTATCCTCTTTTTGGTAGCAGAGggatactattattattgttattgtcatTATGATTTGCATTATTATTGCCCATTGTTGAGACTGAAGGGAGACTATAGTGCAGAAAATGTCCAAGGTGCAGGAGAGAAAAAAGTGGTCAAATAGTTTGTCTATCCAGAACCTCAGAGACAACAGTCTATGTGCATAAtagttttctattatttctgaATATGAACAGGTTGTCCTGTGAGAAACTACAAAAGCAGGATTTTTCACTTTCCCCAGATTTTTTCTGAAGTTGTGTAAACAGAAACattaagaagaaagggaaaatatctgtttttttattttatgtaagatAATACCCCAGATACTTTTCTCATGTAAGTTATAGACTGAAGTCCATAAATAGATCTTCAGTTAAATCCACAAGTGAAAAGGAATAATGCTTTAGCATGTGTGAACTTCTAAACAGAGCTTTTCCTTCCCTAAGAATATTGTCCTAAGAATAATCACCAGGTTGTCTTTATCAGGCTCATCACTTGTGTACTTTATTATCTGTTGCCTTTTATGCAGAAACGAAAATCGGAATGACCACTTACAGTGATATGATTTATTGGCAAggactttgttattttcttttccaaaaaagcTTAGAATTTTCATTCGCCTCAatttattaatatcattttaaactttttccaaGAATGGAGCAATTTGTCAGGAAATAATTCTTGAGAAAATAAGGTGGTATCTGAAAAGAATAATCTGTTATCTTATTAttttgcttgtagatttttgcaGGAAATGTATAACTCAAATAATcaaaaaatcaataacctaaaaCAGAAAGTGGTCCAGCTTGAAGCACAGTGTCAAGAGCCTTGTCAAGATACAGTGAAAATACATGATGTAACTGGGAGAGGTAAGTGAAAAGTTTATAATGAGATTAAGTTCATCAGAGCAGATACAAAAAGTAAAGGAGATTGTATGTAttagaatatatacaaatacattggACAGTGTCTGGCCATTAAATATAAACAGTCTAATTGCTTAGACTTTTTTGAGTAGCTGAAAATTTACTTTGAAAGGAATAATgattgagaaataagaaaatacttcTCAGGAAATGAATAGTTTCTGACatgttaaaattttcattttcaaggcCGACACAATCTTACCTGGGTTTCAAACCAccataaaaatttcttctttttcagactGCCAAGAGGTTGCTAATAAGGGGGCCAAAGAGAGTGGGCTTTACTTTATCAGACCTCTGAAAGCTAAGCAGCAGTTCTTAGTCTACTGTGAAATCGATGGGTCTGGAAATGGATGGACTGTGTTTCAGAAGGTATTTTTCCCTCACCCTGTGTATTTAATAGACACCTGATTGTTCTGCCATATGCCAGACACTTTTCCAAGCACCTTGTAGGCATTAATTCAATAACATTCACAACTTTCCTTTGTGGTAGTTTTGGCCCGCTTATTCCTGTTTGCAGAGAAGGGAACTTAGGCACAAGAGGCCAaatagcttgcccaaggtcacatgactAATAAGTGATAGAGTCATAATATAGTCTGATTTCACTCTGTACTGAGATAGCTTCTCTGCTACGCTGGCCCCGCTGTGTACATTCATGATCACAGTCTCACAGTGACAGAGGGACCTCTCGACTTTGACATCAAGACCCAGGGCTGCCCATCGCAAGAAGATGGTGTCCCCCAGAGGATGCAGTCAGGCTGTCCCACGACCAGGCCCCTCTGCAGGCTTTGCCAGCCCCAGGCATCCACCGCAAATCCCCTTACATTCTGTTTACCTTTGACCGTTGCTACAGCTAAGGCTGCAGGGGGCACTCAGAGCAAGTGAGTGATGGAAGCTTAGCTGGTAGACACAGGTTGAGCAATAGGCTGACCTTTCCACCGTCAGTACAAGAATCAGCGACATCAAGCTGATGTTCTGAAGTCCTCTAGGAGTCTGCAAAACTACTAGTAGATTACAATTTATCATGTGCCAGGCCCTCTTCTAAGTACTTTTACATTCTCTGGTGTAATCCCTGAAACATTCCTGAAAAGTAAGCATCGTTATTCCTATTTAAGAGACAGGTAGCTAGCCCAGGGTCACTTGGTAATTGATGAAATCATAGCCTCCATATTTTGGCCAAAATGGCTGTAACGTTTTCCTTATGTGCACCGATAATACATTCTCTCCTTTTGCCTGTGCGATTGTGTAATTAGAGGCTTGACGGCAGTGTGGATTTCAAGAAAAACTGGATTCAATATAAAGAAGGGTTTGGACATCTGTCTCCAACTGGAAACACAGAATTTTGGCTGGGAAATGAGAAGATTCATTTGATAAGCACACAGTCTACCATCCCTTATGTATTAAGAATACAGCTGGAGGACTGGAATGGCAGAACCAGGTACTATCAAGAAGGACTTCTGACTTTGCTTGTAGAGACACCCTGGAGTATGCACTTGCTAGTCTCAGCAGAATAATGTGGAAAACAGTCTGACAGATGTGAAGAGCACATTCAACTATGTTCCCCAGAAGTCAGTTTGGCTCTTGGGCACTCCAAGGCACTAGGTCCCATTCAGGCAGGATCTGAGTGTTTTGGTATAATCCACTTACCCTGGAATCATACAAAACAATAGCTAATATCTCCTGAGCATTTATGTACCATAAATTACACATGAAATTATAACTTAAATCCAAATAGCTCATGAGGCATGAATTACTattaattccattttacagattaactTTTCCAAGGTTGCATCCATTGGATTTAAACTCAGGTAGTTTACCTCTTATAACCCACCTTCTTAGCTGCTATCCTAGATGGAAAGTAATCTAGCTTTTTCAGATTTCTCAGTGTTTAATGACTGGGAATCAAGTCCAGTCAATCAAATCCAGGAGCTACCTTAAAATGAAATCAGCTGGCACCTTTGGTGAGCTAGAGTTCCTTCTATGCACAGAGCTGTCTGGGCACTTTAAATGTATACCTCATTGAAATTGAAAACAATATCCAACTCTCTTGTTATGTCTATGACATGATGAAGTATAGTCTGTGcccaaatgtgtatttttaaaatttttaaccagAAAGTATAATACCATAGTCAGTAGACCTTCTCCTACGAGAACATCTCCCATTTCTTAAGTCCTGGAGATCAGGGAAGCTCAGtgttttctggaaatctctgtTTATGCACCAAGGCCCATTTTTCCCTGCACTCCGTAGAATTCTGGCTTTCATTTACGATTATTTTCCAGGGGAGAATCTCTCTCTGACCCTACAGTTCATGTTTTGTGGGCCACGCAGGAGTCACTTCTTTTATGTGATGCTCAAGGAGACTCTCCTTGCCACTCCCACGCttccttcagaaagaaaaaaccctaAAGGGACTTCAGCCTTTAGATGGTATGAGTGACTAGTGGACCTAGAGCTCCTTTCAGCTTGCTGCATTAATTGTCACTCACTTTCAGATAATCAATGTGGTTTATGAgaactgtgtgtgtatgctacATACTGAGATAAAAGTGGAAAATGTGAAATTAGGTTCATCAGTATATCTGGGTTAGATATTAGGATACTATAGGCAAAGAGCATTCAGGATAGCTGAAGTTTTTAGTTTTCCCTTGGATGTCCTGAAAGCTTCTAGACCCATCCTGGGTGGTGCTGATGACCTTGAGAATGTTACCCACACCTGTTATCCCATGCCAGATTTGTGAAAAATTTTGTTCAGTAAACACATTTCAGACTTATGAAGCAAAGCTTAAAATTCCTAACAATTGTCCTATGAAAGAAGGAACTTCTGAGATGAATTATAAGGCTCAGGGTCTAAGATCTCTATTCCCTTCTTTGCAGCACTGCAGACTATGCTTCATTCAAGTTAACAGGTGAAAATGACAAATACCGCCTGACATATGCTTACTTCATTGgtggagatgctggagatgcatTTGATGGCTATGATTTTGGTGATGATTCTAGTGACAAGTTTTTCACATCCCATAATGGCATGCAGTTCAGTACCTGGGACAGTGACAATGATAAGTATGATGGCAACTGTGCTGAACAGGATGGATCAGGTTGGTGGATGAACAAATGTCATGCTGGCCACCTCAATGGAGTTTATTATCAAGGTATGGCTTTCTTCCTTAATACATGAATTTATGTATgatctatatttttataaaagtaaataaatataagtaagaAATAATTAGTAAAGATATAGGGAGCTTGCTATACAGTTCTTTATTTTAAGCCAGAACTGGATAATTCTAGCTTATACCTGAATCTGGCCCTCTACAGGAAATCCACCTGCTGCAAACTATGCAGTGATATTCATGATGCTTCCGTCAAGGTTGATACTTTGGGTTATGGTGTCTCCTCTAGTCTTACCCTATATGTTATCTGGATGGACTAACATTGCCATGTCTATACTGTTAACACAATAGCCTGGCTCAGCTTCCCATGAGCTGGTGTCAGATAGAATCAGTGAGCAGTGTCTAGAGGAATTAAGTGAAGGGCAGGGGTATATTGGTGGGTCTACAGGTCCATGAAAGTTTGAGAAAAATACAGCCTGAGGAGTGTAGATACTTATTTTAGCACAGGGGGAGGGCAAGCTATAGTTTGCTCTGAGGCTGGAGTAGTTCTGAGCACTGGTTTTAATTACTAACAGAATattggaattctccagcaggTATGCATGGGAAAGTCCTTACCCATTAAATGAGCAATCCTAGCCAAGAGGTGATTTGGAATCCTCTTAAAACTACATACATTTACCTTCTGGTTTTCACATGTTTTCAAAACCTAACTTATCTTTGCACCAACAAACCATGTAATTAGAAAAATTTCTCAAGGAAggtgcccaggcaagaatactggagtgggttgccatgccctcctccaggggatcttcctgatgcagggatcaaacccaaatctcttatgtcttctgcactggcaggcaggatctttaccacggtgtcacctgggaagcccaatattttcCAGTAAAACTGTGCTTTCAGGTGACCTGAATCTGACTAATGAGGAATTATGACTGCCATTCTAACCTTTTCAGGAAGAGGGTCCATAACAGCAGAATCCAGCATGACTTAGCTTAAAGAGAGAGACCAGTTAGGGAAATACAGGGCTCTAGCCCTGTGcgtgacttccctgctggctcagatggtaaagcgtctgtctacaatgtgggagacctgggttcaatccctggatcaggaagatccccttgagaaggaaatggcaacccactccagtattcttgcctggaaaatcccatgggcggagaagcctggtgggctacagtccacggggtcgcaaagagtcagacacgactgagcgacttcacttcacttcagcccTGTTAGCAGTGAATTCATTTAAATTATGAGTGTGGCCAGAAAACACAATACAGGTGTAAAGTTTGTTTAATAATCATTTTATGTCGATAGTAAATCGAGAATTTGAGTCTCTACGGATATTTTCAGTTGGTAGCTAGCACTATAAGTCTGATGTAAACGAGAGTGGACTTCATAACACACAGCTCTTCGTGGACTTTCTGCGGGGAGGAGATTCAGGAGTGGTGATACGCAGATCTATGGTTTGTTTCAGGTGGCACTTACTCAAAAACGTCTACTCCTAATGGTTATGATAATGGCATTATCTGGGCCACCTGGAAGTCCCGGTGGTATTCAATGAAGAAGACCACCATGAAGATAATCCCGTTTAACAGGCTCGCCATCGGAGAAGGACAGCAGCACCACCTGGGGGGAGCCAAACAGGTGGGAGCAGAGCATCACGTTGAGATAGAGTACGACTAAGGCATTCTGCCCTGAGCTGCTTGCTCTGCTAACCCAGAGCTTCAGAAACGTTCCTGAGATgttcttctcattttctctcactctatttattaattttaagtcTTTCTTTAAGGATATTTAGCCCTGAATGGCAATTAAAACTCACTTTGGACTGTATTCCCAAGTTACTGAACAGAGTTATTATAAATTTGTTTACTTGATGACATAATATTTTAGCTTATTtactaaatatataataaattcattgtgatattttgcattttaatgatCACACATAATTGTGTCTTGGtgatcttttaaattattttaaaaatacattagtaTATACTAATATAACAGGAGCAGACTTTAGGAATTCAAATGTCTAAGTATTTCATTACCTCTAAATCATTCCTAAttagttattcttttttaatggagataattatatctttttaatatattttttgttttgatcaTAGGCTGGAGACGTATAAAAGACCATTTCAAAagtgatttacttttttaaagaactttatctgaaaagaaaaagataatatttttccTATGGGACAATGGACTTGCAAAGCCTTACTTCATTTTAAGAGTAAAAAGAACCCATGTTGAAAACTCCACTAACAGTTTTATGCCGATGATAATTTATCTACATAccacttcaataaatattttgtttcctaaGACTAGATATGTGGTACCTTTTATTGACCATTaaaaaccatcagttcagttcagttcagtcactcagacgtgtccgacgctttgtgaccccatgaatctcagcacgccaggcctccctgtccatcaccaactcctggagtttactcaaactcatgtccatagagtaggtgatgccatccagccagctcatcctctgtcatccccttctcctcctgcccctaatccctcccagcattagggtcttttccagtgagtcaactcgtcgcatgaggtggccaagtattggagtttcagcttcagcatgtcctatcagtgaacacccaggactgatcttctttaggatggactggttggatctccttgcatttcaaggggctctcaagagtcttctccaacaccacagttcaaaagcatcaattcttcagcgttcagctttctttacagtccaactctcacatccataaatgagcactggaaaaaccatagccttgaatagatggacctttgttgacaaaggaatgtctctgctttttaatatgctatctaggttggtcataactttccttccaaggagtaagcatcttttcatttcttggctgcagttaccatctgcagtgattttggagccccccaaaatcaagtctgacactgtttctactgtttccccatctatttcccatgaagtgatgggatcagatgccattatcttagttttctgaatgttgagctttaagccaactttttcactctcttctttcactttcatcaagaggccttttagttcctcttcacttcctgccataagggtggtgtcatctgcatatctgaggttattgatatttctcccggcaatcttgattccagactgtgctgcttccagcccagtgtttctcataatgaactctgcatagaagttaaataagcagggtgacaatatacagccttgatgtactcctttccctatttggaaccagtctgttgttccatgtccagttctaactgttgcttcctgacctgcatgcaggtttctcaagaggcagatcaggtggtctggtatgcccagctctttcagaattttccacagtttattgtgatccacacagtcaaaggctttggcatagtcaataaagcagaaatagatgtttttctggaactctcttgcttttttgatgatctggtggatgttggcaatttgatctctggttcctctgccttttctaaaaccagcttgaacatctggaagttctcagttcacatattgctgaaacctggcttggagaattttgagcattactttactagcatgtgagatgagagcaattgtgtggtagtttgagcattctttgggattgcctttctttgggattggaataaaaactgacct includes these proteins:
- the FGG gene encoding fibrinogen gamma chain isoform X2, producing MSWSSHLPSVIYFYILSLLFSPCLAYVATRDNCCILDERFGSYCPTTCGVADFLSNYQTSVDKDLQNLEGILYQVENKTSEARELVKAIQISYNPDEPSKPNNIERATKNSKRMMEEIMKYETLIATHESTIRFLQEMYNSNNQKINNLKQKVVQLEAQCQEPCQDTVKIHDVTGRDCQEVANKGAKESGLYFIRPLKAKQQFLVYCEIDGSGNGWTVFQKRLDGSVDFKKNWIQYKEGFGHLSPTGNTEFWLGNEKIHLISTQSTIPYVLRIQLEDWNGRTSTADYASFKLTGENDKYRLTYAYFIGGDAGDAFDGYDFGDDSSDKFFTSHNGMQFSTWDSDNDKYDGNCAEQDGSGWWMNKCHAGHLNGVYYQGGTYSKTSTPNGYDNGIIWATWKSRWYSMKKTTMKIIPFNRLAIGEGQQHHLGGAKQAGDV
- the FGG gene encoding fibrinogen gamma chain isoform X1, yielding MSWSSHLPSVIYFYILSLLFSPCLAYVATRDNCCILDERFGSYCPTTCGVADFLSNYQTSVDKDLQNLEGILYQVENKTSEARELVKAIQISYNPDEPSKPNNIERATKNSKRMMEEIMKYETLIATHESTIRFLQEMYNSNNQKINNLKQKVVQLEAQCQEPCQDTVKIHDVTGRDCQEVANKGAKESGLYFIRPLKAKQQFLVYCEIDGSGNGWTVFQKRLDGSVDFKKNWIQYKEGFGHLSPTGNTEFWLGNEKIHLISTQSTIPYVLRIQLEDWNGRTSTADYASFKLTGENDKYRLTYAYFIGGDAGDAFDGYDFGDDSSDKFFTSHNGMQFSTWDSDNDKYDGNCAEQDGSGWWMNKCHAGHLNGVYYQGGTYSKTSTPNGYDNGIIWATWKSRWYSMKKTTMKIIPFNRLAIGEGQQHHLGGAKQVGAEHHVEIEYD